The Pedobacter mucosus genome window below encodes:
- a CDS encoding UDP-glucuronic acid decarboxylase family protein — MERKRILITGAAGFLGSHLCDRFIKEGYHVIGMDNLITGDLANIDHLFPLENFEFYNHDVSKFVHIPGKLDYILHFASPASPIDYLKIPIQTLKVGSLGTHNLLGLARNKGARMLIASTSEVYGDPNVNPQPEEYWGNVNPVGPRGVYDEAKRFQEAITMAYHTFHGLETRIIRIFNTYGPRMRLNDGRVLPAFIGQALRGEDLTIFGDGSQTRSFCYVDDLIEGIYRLLMSDYAQPVNIGNPDEITIKQFCEEIIKLTGTSQKIVYKELPQDDPKQRQPDITKARALLNWEPKVGRAEGLKITYEYFKSLPKTALDKIEHKDFTTFNR; from the coding sequence ATGGAACGTAAAAGAATATTAATTACCGGAGCAGCTGGTTTTTTGGGATCACACCTTTGCGATCGTTTTATTAAGGAAGGTTATCATGTTATTGGAATGGATAACCTGATCACGGGAGATCTGGCCAATATCGATCATCTTTTTCCTTTGGAGAATTTCGAGTTTTATAACCACGACGTTTCCAAGTTTGTACACATTCCGGGAAAATTGGATTATATTTTGCATTTCGCATCACCGGCAAGCCCGATTGATTATCTGAAAATTCCTATCCAAACCTTAAAAGTTGGTTCATTGGGAACACATAATCTATTAGGACTGGCCAGAAATAAAGGCGCAAGAATGCTGATCGCCTCGACTTCCGAAGTATATGGCGATCCGAATGTAAATCCTCAACCTGAAGAATACTGGGGAAATGTAAATCCTGTTGGCCCACGTGGCGTTTATGATGAAGCGAAACGTTTTCAGGAAGCGATTACCATGGCTTACCATACTTTCCACGGTTTAGAAACCAGGATTATCAGGATTTTTAATACTTACGGACCAAGGATGCGATTGAATGACGGGCGGGTTTTGCCTGCATTTATTGGACAGGCGCTTAGGGGTGAAGATCTTACCATTTTTGGAGATGGAAGCCAAACGAGATCTTTCTGTTATGTTGATGATTTGATCGAAGGAATATATCGTTTACTGATGAGTGATTATGCGCAGCCCGTAAACATTGGCAATCCTGATGAGATTACCATTAAGCAGTTTTGCGAAGAAATTATTAAATTGACAGGAACTTCTCAAAAGATAGTTTATAAGGAGCTTCCTCAGGATGATCCAAAACAACGCCAACCAGATATTACCAAAGCCAGGGCTTTATTAAACTGGGAGCCGAAAGTGGGCAGGGCAGAAGGATTAAAAATTACCTATGAATACTTTAAGTCGCTGCCAAAAACGGCATTAGACAAAATTGAACATAAAGATTTTACCACATTTAACCGTTAG